TGCTGTCGGGCGTGCTGGCGCTGATGGCGACCAAGGCCGCGTGCATCTACGCCGTGGCGCGCCTGGCCAAAAGCAGCCACGCCGAGGCGATCGACCGCGCCGTGCTGATGGCCCAGGGCGGCGAATTCGCCTTCGTGCTGTTCGCGCAGGCGCTGGCGCAACACGTGATCACGCCGGAGATCAACGCCAACATGACGGCCATCGTGGTGCTGTCGATGGCGTTCACCCCGCTGGTCGTCGTAGTGCACAGCCGCATGGTGCGCGCCAACCCGCAGGGCGAATCGATGGAAGGCGTAGAGCCGGTGCACGACGGCCAGGGCAGCGTGATCATCGTCGGCTTTGGCCGCGTGGGGCAGATCGTCACGCAAAGCGCGCTGCTGCGCGGCGCCGAAATCACCATCATCGACAACGACACCACCACCATCCGCGACGCCAACAGCTACGGCTTCAAGGTGTACTACGGCGACGGCGCGCGCATCGACGTGCTGCACGCCGCCGGCGCGCACCACGCCCGCGCCATCGTGGTGTGCGTGGACAACCCGGACGCCGCCACCTTGATCGCCGAAACCGCCAAAGAGCACTTTCCGCACGCCGAGCTGATCGTGCGCGCCTATGACCGCCGGCATGCGCTGGCCCTGGTCAAGACCGACGCCGACGTGGTGGTGCGCGAGACCTTTGAATCCGCCCTGGTGATGGGCCGCGCCACCGCCTGCGCGCTGGGCGCCACGCGGGAAGAGGCCGACGCGCACATGGATGAACTGCGCCGCCGCGACAACGAACGTTTCGCGCTGGAAGTCAGCGGTGGCCAGTTCGCCGGGCGCGACCTGGTTTTGCACAACATGGCCGAAGCCTCAGCGCGTGCCACCCACGCGGGCGAGGCCAAAGCCGCGGCGACTTGATCGCCACTTGATCACCCCATCACGGGCAGCCCCTCGCCATCCAACATCGGAGATACGCCATGACCACCGAGCCACCGAACATCGTCCTGAACGAAGCCACCCGCCGTTTTGAATGGACGGTGGACGGCCACACCGCCTACGAAGTGTTTGAGCGCTTTCCCGGCGGCATTGCGTACCTGCACACCATCGTGCCCAAGGAACTGGCTGGCCGCGGCATCGGCGGTACGCTGGTCAAGCACATCCTGGACTACGCGGCGGCTCAGGGGCTGAAGGTGCGGCCCGATTGCCCTTTCGTGAAGGCCTACATCGACAAGCACCCTGAATACCGGGCCAATTCACTGGCGCACGGCGCCCAGGGGGCCGCATGAGCGCGCCCGCACCCATCCGTTACCCCTCGCGCACGTCCATCGTGGGGGAAGACACGCAGATCCGCCGCGCGCTGCCCAACCGCGAACGCCGCATGGTGGGCGCGTGGTGCTTTCTGGACCACCTGGGCCCGGTGCAGTTCGCGCCCGGCAAGGGCATGCACGTGGGGCCACACCCGCACATCGGCTTGCAGACCTTCACCTGGATGATCGAGGGCGAAGTGGTGCACCGCGATTCGCTGGGGTATGAGCAGGTCATCCGCCCCGGCCAGGTCAACCTGATGACCGCCGGGCGCGGCATTGCCCACACCGAAGACAGCGCGCAGGACGGCGCCGTCATGCACGCCGCGCAGCTGTGGATTGCCCTGCCCGACGCCGAGAAGAACCGCGAGCCGGCCTTCCAGAACTACGCCGACCTGCCCACCGCCGATGCCGGCGGCTGGCGCGCCACGGTGCTGGCCGGCAGCGCGCTGGGCCTGACCGCGCCCACGCAGGTGTACAGCCCGCTGGTCGGCATCGACTTCACCGCCGCGGCGGCGGCCGACACGGTGCTGCCCCTGCAGGCCGATTTTGAATACGGCGCCATGGTGCTGCGCGGCCAGGCCGAGCTGGACGGCGAAGCGCTGCCCACGGGCGAGCTGCTGTACTTCCCGCCCGGGCGCACCGAGCTGCGCCTGCGCTGCAGCGCCGCCGCCCAGGTGCTGCTGCTGGGCGGCCGGCCGTTTGGCGAGCCGATCATGGTGTGGTGGAACTTCGTCGCACGCACGCATGAAGAGATCCAGCAGGCCGCCGACGACTGGAACGCCGGCCAGCGCTTTGGCACCGTGCGCGAAGGCAGCAACGCCCACCGCCTGACCCCGCCCAGCCTGGACGGTGTGCACCTGCGGCCTTCGTGAACGTGCGGCGCCGCTGGCGCTTCGGCTGAGCAGGCCGCGCAGCGGCTGTCGGCACCGGGTTGACGCAGTGCCCTTGGCGCTCAATTCAACGTGAAAAAGGCTGCCAGCGCAGGCTGCACCAGCGCTGGCAGCTATGTTTATAGTAGTAAACGTCCGTTGGCGGCGCGCTTCTAAAATGCCCGCTTGGGCCGTTCGCCCACCCGTTTTTTTCGCTTCCGCACCGCATGACCCGCATCCTTGCACTGTCTGGCAGCCTGCGCGCAGGTTCCTTCAACACCGCCCTGGCGCGCACCGCGCAGCAAGTCGCCCCTGAAGGCGTGCAGATCGAGGTGGCCACACTGCACGGCGTGCCGCTGTACGACGGTGATGTGGAGCAGCAGGGTGGCATTCCCGCCGCCGTGCAGGCGCTCAAAAGCCAGATCATCGCCGCCGACGGCCTGCTGCTGGTCACGCCTGAATACAACAACGGCGTGCCCGGCGTGTTCAAGAACGGTATCGACTGGCTGTCGCGCGCCGACATGAAGTCCGTCTTCGGCGGCAAGCCCACGGGGCTGATGGGCGCGTCGATGAGCGGCTTTGGCACCGTCTCGTCGCAGCACGCGTGGCTGCCCACGCTCAAGCTGCTGGGCACGCGCGTGTTCAGCGGGCGCTCGCTCATGGTCTCGCGCGCGCAAAACCTGTTCACCGAAGGCCAGCTGAAGGACGACGCCACGCGCCAGATGCTGGCCGCCTACCTGGCCGACTTCGCCGCCTTCGTTGCCAGCCAGCCACGGGCTTGAGCGACGCCGCCACCCACCCTACCGCCGCGCCGCCCGATTGGGCGCGGCCCTGGTTCGCGCCCTGGGCGCGTCACGGCCAGGGCGCGTGGCAGGCATGGCACTCAAGCGGTGACGTACACGCCGCGCTGAACGCCAGCGGCCGCGCGCCCGTGCGCTTCGTGCCGCCCGATGCGCTACGGCCCGGCGTGGCGTACGAGCGCTTCATTGCCGACAGCGCCTGCGTGCCCACGCGCGCCGGTTGGCACGACTTCTTCAACGCGCTGGTCTGGCAGGGTTTTCCGCAAACCAAGCGCCACCTGAACCGGCTGCAGGCGGCCGAAATCGCCCGCGACGGCGTGGGTGCCCGGCGCGGCCCGGTGCGCGACGCCATCACCGTGTTCGACGAGAACGGCGCCCTGCTGCACGCGCCCGACGCGCTGTGGCAAGCCCTGGCGCAGCGCCGCTGGGCCGAGCTGTTCGGCCCCCTGCGTCCGCTGTGGCGGCAGGCGTCGTTCATGCTCTTTGGCCACGCCGCGCTGGAAAAGCTGCTCACGCCCTACAAATCCATCACCGTGCACGTGCTGCGCGTGGCCCAGCCGTTCGATGCATTGGGCGACCTGAGCGCGCTGGATGCGGCGCTGGCTGGGCAACTGAACGCCGACACGCTGGCCACCAAACCCTTCGTGCCCCTGCCCGTGCTCGGCGTGCCGGACTGGTGGTCTGCGAATGAGGACGTGGCGTTCTATGCGGACGCGGATGTGTTCAGGCCGTTGCGGCGAACTGTCTGAACGAAATCGCCCGCTGGCGCCCGCTCTGACTGCGCCGGCAGCTATCGGTTTGGTAGTGATGCGCCGGCGGCGCGGGCACCCTAACCTTAAT
This genomic interval from Ottowia oryzae contains the following:
- a CDS encoding GNAT family N-acetyltransferase, which gives rise to MTTEPPNIVLNEATRRFEWTVDGHTAYEVFERFPGGIAYLHTIVPKELAGRGIGGTLVKHILDYAAAQGLKVRPDCPFVKAYIDKHPEYRANSLAHGAQGAA
- a CDS encoding pirin family protein produces the protein MSAPAPIRYPSRTSIVGEDTQIRRALPNRERRMVGAWCFLDHLGPVQFAPGKGMHVGPHPHIGLQTFTWMIEGEVVHRDSLGYEQVIRPGQVNLMTAGRGIAHTEDSAQDGAVMHAAQLWIALPDAEKNREPAFQNYADLPTADAGGWRATVLAGSALGLTAPTQVYSPLVGIDFTAAAAADTVLPLQADFEYGAMVLRGQAELDGEALPTGELLYFPPGRTELRLRCSAAAQVLLLGGRPFGEPIMVWWNFVARTHEEIQQAADDWNAGQRFGTVREGSNAHRLTPPSLDGVHLRPS
- a CDS encoding NADPH-dependent FMN reductase: MTRILALSGSLRAGSFNTALARTAQQVAPEGVQIEVATLHGVPLYDGDVEQQGGIPAAVQALKSQIIAADGLLLVTPEYNNGVPGVFKNGIDWLSRADMKSVFGGKPTGLMGASMSGFGTVSSQHAWLPTLKLLGTRVFSGRSLMVSRAQNLFTEGQLKDDATRQMLAAYLADFAAFVASQPRA
- a CDS encoding DUF3025 domain-containing protein, which gives rise to MSDAATHPTAAPPDWARPWFAPWARHGQGAWQAWHSSGDVHAALNASGRAPVRFVPPDALRPGVAYERFIADSACVPTRAGWHDFFNALVWQGFPQTKRHLNRLQAAEIARDGVGARRGPVRDAITVFDENGALLHAPDALWQALAQRRWAELFGPLRPLWRQASFMLFGHAALEKLLTPYKSITVHVLRVAQPFDALGDLSALDAALAGQLNADTLATKPFVPLPVLGVPDWWSANEDVAFYADADVFRPLRRTV